The genomic DNA GCGGTGAGCACCGCGTTGCGGGTGGCTGCGGAGACCCCCGGCCGGCCGTTGAGGACCCGGCTGACGGTGGCCTCGCTGACTCCGACTTTCTGCGCCACCACGGAGAGTCTGCTCTTCATGCGCAAAAGTAGAACAGTATTTGGCAAGAACCTGCAAGGTGGTCCGCAAGGGCCCAGGATCGCCGTTCGGATGCGGCGCAAGGCCCCAGAAGGGGTCGAGGGCCCCCCGATGCACAGTCGTAACTTTTCAGTCTGTCGTCAACCTCTTGCAATCACTGGTTCAAGGACCTACGTTCCTCACACGTCGGCTTTCGCCCGGCCTCACCGAAACCTCTTCCCACCCATGGGGTACGCATGAAGCTGAACAGATCGAGCAGGATGGCCGCCGTCGCTCTCGCGGCAGGGCTGCTGCTGACCACCGCCGCCTGCTCCAGCGGCTCCTCCGGCAGCGGCGACGCCGCCGGCGGCACGGCGGACGGCAAGCCGCTCGACCCGAACGCGACCGTCACCATCTCCATCGACTGCGCTCCGGGTGCGGACCAGGCGGCGGGCAAGGCGAACTACGCCGACGACCTGGCGCTCTTCAAGACCAAGTACCCGAACGTCACCATCAACGCGAAGCCGTACGTCGGCCAGTGCGAGGTGCCGGCCCAGCAGACCGCGCAGTACAAGGCGCACGACGAGACCGGCGCCTTCCACGCCTACTTCACCGACCGCGACGCCACGCTGAACTCCGGCGACGCCCAGGACATCACCGCCTACGTCAACGACCAGACGGTGCCCGGCTTCTCCTCCATGCTGCCGAGCGTCAAGCAGAACATGACGGTCGACGGCAAGGTCTACGCGCTGCCGATCAACTACTACAGCACCGGCCTGGTCTACAACCGCGACCTGTTCAAGCAGGCCGGCCTCGACCCGGACAACCCGCCGAAGACCTGGGACGAGGTCCAGGCCGCGGCCAAGAAGATCTCCGCCCTCGGCAACGGCATCTCCGGCTACGAGGACTACAGCGGCGGCAACACCGGCGGCTGGCACTTCACCTCCGAGCTCTACAGCCTCGGCGGCAAGATGGTCTCGCAGGACGGCAAGAAGGCCGCGTTCAACTCCGCCGAGGGCAAGCAGGTCCTCAAGCGCCTGCACGACATGCGCTTCACCGACCAGAGCATCAGCGCCACCCCGGTGACCGGCTGGGCCGACGCCTTCCCGCCGCTGGCCACCGGCAAGGTCGGCATGTTCCTCGGCGCGCCCGACGTCATCAAGCACCTGATCGAGGTGCTCGGCGCGGACGCCAAGGCCTACGGCCTCGGCCCGATGCCGGGCGCCACCGGCCCGGGCAACAGCCTCGGCGGCGGCGACCTGTACTACATCAAGAAGGGCCAGACCCCGAACCAGATCAAGGCCGAGATCGCCTGGATCAACTTCCAGTACCAGACCCCGGACTCCGGCCAGTTCAACTACGCCCGCGCCAAGACCCTGGCCGGCAGCAGCAAGGACCCGGTCGCGATCGCCGTCCCGCAGCCGTACTTCTGGAGCGCCGACTCGCCGCAGATCAAGGCGATCACCGAGTCGCTGAAGACTAACGGCAACCTGCCGCTGTCCAACTACGACCCCTACGTCAAGAACCCCACCACCACGCTGACCGAGCCCCCGGCGGCCCAGCAGCTGTACAAGATCCTCGACACCGCGATGTCGGCCGCGATGACCGACCCCAACGCGAACCTCGACACGGTGCTCGCCACCGCCGAGGCCCAGGCGAACCAGATCCTGGCCAACCAGTGACCCGCCGCCCGGCCGGACCGCACCTCCCCGCGGTCCGGCCGGCGGCCGGCACCCTGACGAGGAGCCACCTCCCATGACCACCACGCTGACCCGCGGCCCGGCCCGCGCCGAAGCGGCCCGCACCGGCAACCCGCCGCCGGGCGGGGCCTGGCGCCGCGCGCTGACGCGCAACCTGCGCGCCCACGCCTTCCTGATCGGCGCCCTGCTCTGCTTCGCGCTCTTCACCTGGTACCCGATGGTCCGTGAGATCGTCATGTCGTTCCAGAAGGTCCGCTACGGCGAGACCCACTGGGTCGGGTTCGACAACTTCCGCCAGATCTTCGCCGACCCGGAGTTCTGGCCGGCCTGGCAGCACACCCTCGAGTTCACCGGCATCGCCCTGTTCTTCGGCTTCGTGGCGCCGTTCGTCTCCGCGATCGTGATCAACGAGTTCCGGCACGCCCAGAGCTACCTGCGCATCCTGGTCTACCTGCCCGTGATGCTGCCGCCGGTCGCCGGCATCCTGCTCTTCAAGTACTTCATGGACCCCGGCTACGGCCTGTTCAACCAGATCCTCGAGGCGCTGCACCTGCCGACCTCGTCCTGGCTCGCCTCGCAGGACACCGCGATGCTCTCGCTGGTGATCGTCTCCACCTGGGCCAACATGGGCAGCGCCACCCTGGTCTACCTCGCCGCCCTGCAGAGCATCCCCGGCGAGCTCTACGAGGCCGCCGAGCTGGACGGCGCCGGACTGCTGCGCCGGATCTGGCACGTCACCGTGCCGCAGACCCGGCTGATCCTCTCGCTGATGCTGATGCTGCAGGTGGTCGCCACCATGCAGATGTTCACCGAGTCCTTCGTGCTCACCGGCGGCGGACCCCAGGGCTCGACCACCACCGTGGTCTACCTGCTCTACAACTACGCGTTCAGCTACGACAAGTTCAACACCGCGGCCGCACTGGGCGTCGTCCTGCTGCTGGTACTCGGCGCCTTCTCGGCCGTCTACCTCTGGCTGGAGCGCCGGGGCGGGGAGGAGTGACGATGAGCAAGGAAGCCCGTTCCGGCGCGACCCGCACCCTGATCTCCCCGGTGCGCCTCAACCAGCCCGCCGGCCGCCGGACGTACCGGATCGTCCTGGTCCTCACCCTGGTGATGGCGACGATCGTCTTCATCGGCCCGCTCTACTGGATGGCCACCGGCGGCTTCAAGTCCCCCCAGGAGCTGGTCCGGACCCCGCCGACGCTCTTCCCGGAGAGCCCCGGCACCCACGCCTTCACCGAGGCCTGGGACCGGCTCGGGATGGCGCAGCTGCTGCTCAACACGGTCGTCTACGCCGGCGGCGCGCTGCTCCTGCAGCTGGTCTTCTGCGTCGCCGCCGCGTACTCGCTCTCCAAGCTGCGCCCGGTCTTCGGCAACGTGATCCTCGGGATGATGCTGGCCTCGATGATGATCCCGGCCGCGGCCCTGGTGATCCCGCAGTACCTGACGGTGCTCGACCTGCCGCTGGTGCACTGGAACCTGATGAACACCCCGTGGGTGATCTGGCTGCCCACCGTGGCCAACGCGTTCAACATCTTCCTGCTGAAGCGCTTCTTCGACTCGATCCCCGACGAACTGCTCGACGCGGCCTCGATCGACGGGGCCGGCCCGGTACGGGTGCTGTGGTCCGTGGTCCTGCCGCTGTCGCGGCCGATCCTCGGCGTGGTCTCGATCTTCGGCCTGGTCGCGGTCTGGAAGGACTTCCTGTGGCCGCTGATCACCGTGCCCGCCCACGAGACGCTCAACGTCGGCGTCAACACCGCGGCGACCTCCATGCCGCAGAACACGCTGATCGCCGGGCTCTTCCTCGCCTCGCTCCCGACCATCGTCCTGTTCCTGGTCTTCCAGCGGAACATCATGGCGGGCCTCACCGCAGGCAGCCTCAAGGGCTGAACCCGCGCAACCCCCGTCCCGACAACGCCCCTCGAAAGGAAACCCGGACCGTGTCAGAGCAGTGGTGGCGGAACGCGGCGATCTACCAGGTGTACCCGCGCAGTTTCGCCGACGGCAACGGTGACGGCATCGGGGACCTCGCCGGAGTTCGCGCAAAGCTGTCGTACCTCGCCGAACTCGGCGTGGACGCCATCTGGTTCAACCCCTGGTACCCCTCGCCGATGGCCGACGGCGGCTACGACGTCGCCGACTACCGGGACGTCGACCCGGTGTTCGGCACCCTCCAGGACGCCGAGAAGCTCATCGTCGAGGCGCGCGAGCACGGCATCCGCACCATCGTGGACGTGGTGCCCAACCACGTCTCCGACCAGCACCCGTGGTTCCGCGCCGCGCTGGCGGCGGCCCCCGGCAGCCCCGAGCGGGAGCTGTTCCACTTCCGCGAGGGCCGCGGCGAGTGGGGCGAACTGCCGCCCAACAACTGGGAGTCGGAGTTCGGGGGCTGCCCGTGGACCCGGATCGACGACGGCTGGTGGTACCTCCACCTGTTCGCCGCCGCCCAGCCGGACCTCAACTGGGACCACCCGCTGGTCCGCCGCGAGCACGAGGAGATCCTGCGGTTCTGGTTCGACCGCGGCGCGGCCGGCGTCCGGATCGACTCGGCCGGCCTGCTGGCCAAGGACCCGGGCCTGCCCGACCTGGTCGAGGGCGCGAGCCCGCACCCCTACATCGACCGGGACGACCTGCACGAGATCTACCGGTCCTGGCGGGCCATCGCCGACTCCTACGAGCAGCCGCGCGTGCTGATCGGCGAGATCTGGGTGCCCGACACCGAACGGTTCGCCCGCTACCTGCGCCCGGACGAGCTGCACACCGCGTTCAACTTCGACTTCCTGGCCCGCCCGTGGGACGCGGCGCAGCTGCGCGCCTCGGTCGACGCCACGCTCGGCGCGCACGCCCCGGTCGGCGCCCCCGCCACCTGGGTGCTGTGCAACCACGACGTCACCCGCACCGTCACCCGGTACGGCCGCACCGACACCCGGTTCGACTTCGACACCAAGGCCTTCGGCACCCCGACCGACCTGGCGCTCGGCCTGCGCCGGGCCCGCGCCGCCGCGCTGCTCACCCTGGCCCTGCCCGGCTCGCTCTACCTCTACCAGGGCGAGGAGCTGGGCCTGCCCGAGGTGGAGGACCTGCCGCTGGACCGCCTCCAGGACCCGATGCACTTCCGCTCCGGGGGCACCGACCCGGGCCGGGACGGCTGCCGCGTCCCGCTGCCCTGGTCGGGTGTCGAGGCGCCGTTCGGCTTCTCCCCGGACGGTTCGAAGGAGCCGTGGCTGCCGCAGCCGGCCGACTGGGGGCGCCTCACCGTCGCCGCGCAGTCCGCCGACCCGGACTCGATGCTGGAGCTGTACCGCGCCGCGCTGCGCATCCGGCGGGCCGAACGCTCCCTCGCCGCACCGGACATGGCGTGGCTGCCGGCCGCGCCGGAGGTCCTCGCGTTCAGCCGCGGCACCGAGGGCTTCGCCTGCGTGGCCAACCTCGGCACCGCGCCGGTGGAGCTGCCCGCGCACGACGCGGTGCTGCTCACCAGCGGGCCGCTGACCGACGGTCAGCTGCCCCCCGACACGGCGGCCTGGCTCCGTCTGCCCTGACACGGACGGAGCGCAGGGCGCTCCGGGGGCCGCATCTTTCCTTGGGGGGAGTGGTGCGGCCCCTTCCGGTTCCACCACCCACCCCCACACCCCCGACTCGTCAGCCCCGTACGGGAGGTATCCCACCATGCACTTCCCACGCAGCTCCGCCACCGCGCTGGCCGCCGCGGTCTGCCTCGCCACCGCCGCCGGCGGCGGCGTCGCCCACGCGCAGGGCGGCCCGGCCGCCAAGGTCACCCGGGCCGCCCTGGACCCGTCCCTGGTCGCCGGCCGCGGCGCCGACCTCGGCTTCCAGGAGCAGGAGGCGGAGAACGCGCCGACCACCGGCACCGCGCTCGGCGCGAACCGGGAGGCGTACAGCCTGGCCGCGGAGGCGTCCGGCCGCGACGCCGTCCGGCTCCAGCCCGGCCAGTACGTCGAGTTCACCCTGCCGAAGGCCGCCAACGCGATCACCGTCCGCTACAGCCTCCCGGACGCCCCGACCGGCGGCGGCACCACCTCCCCGCTGGACGTGAGCGTCGACGGCAAGCGGCGCCACACCATGACGCTGACCTCCCAGTACTCCTGGCTCTACAACCAGTACCCGTTCACCGACGACCCGGGCGCGGACCTGCTCCACCCGGACTGGTGGATCACCGAGTGCGGCTGCGTCCCCGCCGCCACCACCCCGGCGCCGGTCGTCTCCAAGCCCTTCCGGCCGGGGCACGCCTTCGACGAGCAGCGGCTGCTGCTCGGCCGCAGCTACCCGGCCGGCGCCAAGGTCCGCCTCAGCGTCCCCGCCGGGGCCGCCGCCACCGTCGTCGACCTGCTGGACTCGCAGACCGTGGCCCCGCCGCACGTGGAGCTGCTCGCCGCCAACGTCCTGGTCTTCGGCGCCGACCCGACCGGCCGCCGCGACTCGGCCGACGCCATCGACCGGGCCGTCGCCTTCGCCCGGCAGAAGCACCTCAAGGTCTACCTCCCGCCGGGCACCTACCAGGTCAACCGGCACATCGTCGTGGACGACGTCACGGTCGTCGGCGCCGGCAGCTGGTACACCGTGGTCAAGGGCCACCGGACGGACCTGCCGGGCGGTGCGCACACCGGCGTCGGCTTCTACGGCAAGGACGCCGCCGAGGGCGGCAGCCGCAACGTGCACCTGTCCGGCTTCGCCATCGAGGGCGACGTGCGCGAGCGGATCGACACCGACCAGGTCAACGGCGTCGGCGGGGCGCTCAGCGACTCCAGCATCGAGGGCCTGTACATCCACCACACCAAGGTCGGCATGTGGCTCGACGGCCCGATGCGCAACCTGCGGATCACCGGCAACCAGATCGCCGACCAGATCGCCGACGGCATCAACTTCCACACCGCGGTGACCGACTCGGTCATCTCGAACAACTTCATCCGCAACACCGGTGACGACGGCATCGCCCTGTGGTCGGAGAAGGCCCAGGACGCCGGCAACGTCATCGACCACAACACCGTCCAGACGCCGACCCTGGCCAACGGCATCGCGATCTACGGCGGCGCCGACAACACGGTGTCGAACAACCTGGTCGCCGACCCGATCCGCGAGGGCAGCGCCCTGCACGTCGGCTCCCGCTTCGGCGCGGAGGCGTTCGCCGGACAGCTGCGGATCACCGACAACACCACCGTGCGGGCCGGCACCTTCGAGCTGAACTGGCGCGTCGGCCTCGGCGCGATCTGGTTCTACGCCCTGGAGAAGGATATCGAGGCGGACGTCCAGGTCACCGGCGACGACTTCCTCGACAACACCTACAACGCCGCCATGTTCGTCGCCGACTGGCCGGTCAAGGACCTCTACTCGATCACGAACGTGCACTTCAAGGACGTCAAGGTGGACGGCACCGGCACCTCGGTGGTCAGCGCCCGGGCGGCCGGCTCGGCGACCTTCGAGAACGTCCGGGCGCGCAACGTCGGCGCGGTCGGCGTCAACAACTGCGGAACCTTCCACTTCACCCCGGACGGTTCGGAGTTCCGGCTCGCCGACCAGGGCGGCAACAGCTCCTGGCTCGCGCCGTGGGAGGTGCCCAACACCATCACCTGCGACGACCGCCCGCCCGTCACCCCGCCGCCGGCCCCCGGCCCCTGGCAGTAGCCGGACCGCGGCCCGCCGCCGTCTCGCCGGGACTGCTTCCGGCGCCGAGCGGCAACGGCACGCACGGTCTTCGCGCCGCACGGCGCACAGGAACAGGGGGTGGCCTCGCGGCCCGGCGCGGCCACCCCCGCCCACCTCGACGGACCGGCCGACACCCTGGCCGTCAGGGGTGCATCCTGGCTCCCTTGAGGACCTTGTCGACGGCGTTCCGCGGGCCGTGGACGGCGAGGCCGACCAGGTCGAGGTCGGCGGTGGGCACGGCGCGGACGGCGGCCCGGTTGTCGCGGTCGTTGCCGGTGGTGAAGAGGTCCGAGGTGAAGACGGCGAGGGGGAGGGAGCGGGAGAGCGCCCGCCGGTGGGCGAGGCCGACGGTCTCCTTGCCGCCTTCGAGGACCAGGACGGGCTGGCGCAGCATCGGCAGGTAGGCGGTGTCGTCGGCGTCCCGGTAGGGCTCGCCGATCAGTTCGGGCGCCGCCGTGCCGAGGCCGCTGACCAGGAAGGCGGTGACGTTCAGCCGCTGCCAGGGTTCGAGGTCCTCGCGGAGCAGGACGGCGATCTTGGTGTCGAAGCGGACGGGGGCGGCGGGAGCGGCGGGTGCGGCCGGCGCGGCCGGCGAGGTCTGCTCGGGGGTGTTCACGGGTCGAGACTGCGCGATGCCGGGCGGCCCGGTCTTGTACGTTCCTTGCATGGCGTCGCGACCGGAGGTGTCGGCTTGGCGCCCGGCGGTCCCGGGCGTGGTGGAGGTGCTGCACGCCCGCTTCACCGAGCACGTGTACCCGATGCACGTCCACGACGCGTGGACGGTGCTGATCGTCGACTCCGGCGCGGTCCGCTACCACCTGGACCGGCACGAGCGCGGCACCCCGGGCGACACGGTCAGCCTGCTGCCGCCGCAGGTCCCGCACAACGGCGAGCCGGCCACCGCCGACGGCTTCCGCAAGCGGGTGGTCTACCTGGACATGACGCAGCTCGACGAGCGCTACATCGGCGCGGCGGTCGACGGCCCCGACCTGACCGACCCGCTGCTGCGCCGACGGGTCGTCCAGTTGCACGCCGCGCTCGCCGACCCGGGCGACGAACTGGAGGCGGAGAGCCGGCTGGCGTTCATCGGCGAGCGCCTGCGGGCGATCCTGCGCCCCCGCCCGGCGGTCACCGGCGGCGGCCCGCCGCGCGGCGTCGCCGGGGACCTGCGCGACCTGTTGGACGCCCGGCTGCCGGCCGCCGTCACGCTGGACGAGGCCGGCCGGCTGCTGCACGCGCACCCGACGCACCTGGTGCGGGCGTTCAGCGCCGCGTACGGCATCGCGCCGCACCAGTACGTGATGTCCCGGCGGGTCGACCGGGCCCGCCGGCTGCTGCTCGGCGGCCACCCGCCCGCGCTGGCGGCGACCGCCGCCGGCTTCTACGACCAGTCGCACCTGAACCGGCACTTCAAGCGGGTCCTCGGCGTCACCCCGGGCCGCTACGCCCGCGCCGGGCAGGGCGGTTGAGATTCGCCGGAGCGGGCGGTGCGCGGAGCCGGCGGGCGGGTGAAGCGGAGCGGTGCGGCGGCGGTGGGGCCGCAGCGGCGGGCACGACGGCGGCCGGGGAGAGCGGGCGGGCCGGTGGCCGGGGTCGACCGGCGGTCCGGTGGCCAGGCCGGCGGCCGGGTCAGCGGGCCCAGCGGATGCCGTGGAAGCCGGGGGCGACGTCCGGGTCGAGCAGGTGGGCGACGGTGCCGCCGATCAGGCGCAGCCGGGCGACGTCCTTGTGCGGGAGGCGGCTGTCGAGCCGCCAGATCCGGGCCGCGTGGCGGTAGCCGCGGGCGGCCGGCAGCCGGACGGTGAGTTCGTAGCGCTGCCCCGGGGTGCGGAACCAGTGGCCGTGGTAGGACTCCTCGCCGCTGCCGGTGGTGCGGTACTCGACGGTGAAGGTCTCGCCGCGGTCGAGCGGTGGCAGCAGGATCTCGGCGGCCAGCAGGGCCTGCGCGGGGTCGGCGCACACCCGGCCCAGGCGGCAGTCGCGGCCGGTGCGGATCAGCGGCACCGTGCCGTTGGTGGCGTGCGCCAGCACCACGTGCCGGTCGGCGCCGGTGCGGCGGGAGCGGACCACCAGCCGGACGGCGGTCTCCCAGCCGTGCTCGGAGACGGTGACGTCGTGGTGCACCGCGAGTTCGGCCAGGCCGGGGTCGCGGTCGGGGTCGAGCCGGGCGCGCAGCCGCCGCGCCTCCCGGACGGGGGTGCCGGGGATGGCGGTGGCGCGGCGGCCACGGCCGACGGGTTCGTCCAACAGGCGGGCCAGGCTGCCGGGGCGGACGTCGAGCAGCCGCTCCAGCTCGGTCAGGGCGCGCAGGCCCTGCGGGCCGCGGGGCCGGCCGGCGCCGCGCTGCCAGTTGCTGAGCGTGGACACCCCGACCGGCTGTCCGCGTGCGGCCAGGTGCTCGCGCAGCCGGGCCAGGGTGAGGCCGCGGGCGGTGATGGCCTCCCGCAGGGCCGTGTGGAACGGCCGGTGGGCGATTGGCTCGCGTGTGCCGTCGATCGGGTCCGCCTCCTTCCGGCTCGGTCACCGTCTTCCTGTCGGGGACACATCATGCCCGGAGTGGCGGGTGGTGACAGCCCCTCGGTTACCGGCCGGTACTGAATTTTTCGGCTCGCCGCGGATCGGTCCAGGTCGGCGCGGTCCGCGGCGGCCCGTCGTCCACGGACCGTCGCGCCGGGCGGCTTCCCAGCCGCCCGCGGCCGCACCAGCATGGCGGCGATCTCCACCGGACCGGAAGGGAGCAGACCCCATGCTGAGAAGAAGACTCGCGGTGGCCGCGCTGTGCGCCGCGCTGGCCGCGGCCACCGGCGCGGGCGTGGCGGCGGGCGCGCGGACGGACACCGCCGCCGGCGCGCAGACCGCCGTCGGCTCGGTGCCGCGGTTCGACCACGTCGTGGTGGTCCCGTTCGAGAACAAGGACTACTCGGCGGTGATCGGCAGCGCGGACGCGCCGTACATCAACTCGCTGGCGGCGCAGGGCGCGAGCTTCAGCCAGTCGTTCGGCGTGACCCACCCCAGCCAGGGCAACTACGTCGCGCTGTTCTCCGGCGGCCAGCAGGGCGTCACCGACGACAGCTGCCCCAAGAACTTCACCGGGAAGGCCAACCTGGGCAGCCAGTTGATCGCCGCCGGGTTCACCTTCAAGGGCTACTCCGAGGGCCTGCCGAGCGACGGCTTCACCGGCTGCTCGTCCAGCGACGGCCGGTACGTGCGCAAGCACAACCCCTGGGTGGACTTCGACAACGTGCCGGCCGCGAGCAACGTCCGGTACAGCACCTTCCCGACCGACTACACCCAACTGCCCACGGTCTCCTTCGTGGTCCCGGACATGTGCAACGACATGCACGGCGCCACCGGCTGCTCCGCGTCGATCCCCACCGGCGACAGCTGGCTGCGCACCAACCTCGACGCGTACGCGCAGTGGGCGAAGACCCACAACAGCCTGTTGGTGGTCACCTTCGACGAGGACAACTTCAGCTCGGTCAACCAGATCGCCACCGTCCTGGTCGGCGCCCAGGTCAGGACCGGCACCTACGCCGAGCAGATCAACCACTACAACCTGCTGCGCACCATCGAGGACGCCTACGGGCTCACCCCGCTCGGCAGCGCCGCCGGCGCGGCCCCGATCACCGACGTGTGGACCACCTCGCCCTCACCGTCGCCCTCGCCCTCGCCGAGCTCCAGCTCCTCCCCGTCCCCCTCGCCCTCCCCGACGCCCGTGCCGGGCGTGGTCAACGGCGGCTTCGAGTACGGGACGTTCAACGGCTGGACGGTCTCCGGCACCACCGCCGTCGCCGCCGGACGCAGCGGCGCGTACAGCGGGGCGGCCGGCGCCACCACGCCCACCGACGGGGACTCGGTGATCTCCCAGACCTTCACCGCCCCGCCGGGCGCCACCACGCTCACCGTGTGGTGGAAGGGCGACTGCCGCGACACCGTCCGCTACGCCTGGGCCACCGTCGTGCTCAAGCACAACACCAGCGGCACGACCACCACCCCGCTGCCCAGGACGTGCACGGCGAACGGCGGTTGGCAGAAGATCACCGACACCCTCACCCCCGGCCACTCCTACACCCTCCAACTGGTCAACCACGACGACAACTACCCCGGTGACCCCAGCATCACCTGGTTCGACGACGTCACCGTCGGCTGACCGGAACCACGGAGGACACCCATCGTGACAAGGCGGATCCTGGTCGCCGCGACCGTCGCCCTGCTGCTCACGGCCGTCTGCGCGGGCTACATCCTGGCCCGCGCCAGACCGGCGGCCGGTCCGCCCGCGTCCGGCCTCACGCTCCGGACCGCCGGCCTGCTGGTCCGCGACACGCAGAGCGGGCGCCTCGCCCTGGTCCGCGAGGACGGCAGCCGGGCCGTCAGCCCGCTCTCCTGCCTGCGGCTGTATGCGGCG from Kitasatospora terrestris includes the following:
- a CDS encoding extracellular solute-binding protein, which produces MKLNRSSRMAAVALAAGLLLTTAACSSGSSGSGDAAGGTADGKPLDPNATVTISIDCAPGADQAAGKANYADDLALFKTKYPNVTINAKPYVGQCEVPAQQTAQYKAHDETGAFHAYFTDRDATLNSGDAQDITAYVNDQTVPGFSSMLPSVKQNMTVDGKVYALPINYYSTGLVYNRDLFKQAGLDPDNPPKTWDEVQAAAKKISALGNGISGYEDYSGGNTGGWHFTSELYSLGGKMVSQDGKKAAFNSAEGKQVLKRLHDMRFTDQSISATPVTGWADAFPPLATGKVGMFLGAPDVIKHLIEVLGADAKAYGLGPMPGATGPGNSLGGGDLYYIKKGQTPNQIKAEIAWINFQYQTPDSGQFNYARAKTLAGSSKDPVAIAVPQPYFWSADSPQIKAITESLKTNGNLPLSNYDPYVKNPTTTLTEPPAAQQLYKILDTAMSAAMTDPNANLDTVLATAEAQANQILANQ
- a CDS encoding sugar ABC transporter permease, with the protein product MTTTLTRGPARAEAARTGNPPPGGAWRRALTRNLRAHAFLIGALLCFALFTWYPMVREIVMSFQKVRYGETHWVGFDNFRQIFADPEFWPAWQHTLEFTGIALFFGFVAPFVSAIVINEFRHAQSYLRILVYLPVMLPPVAGILLFKYFMDPGYGLFNQILEALHLPTSSWLASQDTAMLSLVIVSTWANMGSATLVYLAALQSIPGELYEAAELDGAGLLRRIWHVTVPQTRLILSLMLMLQVVATMQMFTESFVLTGGGPQGSTTTVVYLLYNYAFSYDKFNTAAALGVVLLLVLGAFSAVYLWLERRGGEE
- a CDS encoding carbohydrate ABC transporter permease, whose translation is MSKEARSGATRTLISPVRLNQPAGRRTYRIVLVLTLVMATIVFIGPLYWMATGGFKSPQELVRTPPTLFPESPGTHAFTEAWDRLGMAQLLLNTVVYAGGALLLQLVFCVAAAYSLSKLRPVFGNVILGMMLASMMIPAAALVIPQYLTVLDLPLVHWNLMNTPWVIWLPTVANAFNIFLLKRFFDSIPDELLDAASIDGAGPVRVLWSVVLPLSRPILGVVSIFGLVAVWKDFLWPLITVPAHETLNVGVNTAATSMPQNTLIAGLFLASLPTIVLFLVFQRNIMAGLTAGSLKG
- a CDS encoding glycoside hydrolase family 13 protein, yielding MSEQWWRNAAIYQVYPRSFADGNGDGIGDLAGVRAKLSYLAELGVDAIWFNPWYPSPMADGGYDVADYRDVDPVFGTLQDAEKLIVEAREHGIRTIVDVVPNHVSDQHPWFRAALAAAPGSPERELFHFREGRGEWGELPPNNWESEFGGCPWTRIDDGWWYLHLFAAAQPDLNWDHPLVRREHEEILRFWFDRGAAGVRIDSAGLLAKDPGLPDLVEGASPHPYIDRDDLHEIYRSWRAIADSYEQPRVLIGEIWVPDTERFARYLRPDELHTAFNFDFLARPWDAAQLRASVDATLGAHAPVGAPATWVLCNHDVTRTVTRYGRTDTRFDFDTKAFGTPTDLALGLRRARAAALLTLALPGSLYLYQGEELGLPEVEDLPLDRLQDPMHFRSGGTDPGRDGCRVPLPWSGVEAPFGFSPDGSKEPWLPQPADWGRLTVAAQSADPDSMLELYRAALRIRRAERSLAAPDMAWLPAAPEVLAFSRGTEGFACVANLGTAPVELPAHDAVLLTSGPLTDGQLPPDTAAWLRLP
- a CDS encoding glycosyl hydrolase family 28-related protein, producing MHFPRSSATALAAAVCLATAAGGGVAHAQGGPAAKVTRAALDPSLVAGRGADLGFQEQEAENAPTTGTALGANREAYSLAAEASGRDAVRLQPGQYVEFTLPKAANAITVRYSLPDAPTGGGTTSPLDVSVDGKRRHTMTLTSQYSWLYNQYPFTDDPGADLLHPDWWITECGCVPAATTPAPVVSKPFRPGHAFDEQRLLLGRSYPAGAKVRLSVPAGAAATVVDLLDSQTVAPPHVELLAANVLVFGADPTGRRDSADAIDRAVAFARQKHLKVYLPPGTYQVNRHIVVDDVTVVGAGSWYTVVKGHRTDLPGGAHTGVGFYGKDAAEGGSRNVHLSGFAIEGDVRERIDTDQVNGVGGALSDSSIEGLYIHHTKVGMWLDGPMRNLRITGNQIADQIADGINFHTAVTDSVISNNFIRNTGDDGIALWSEKAQDAGNVIDHNTVQTPTLANGIAIYGGADNTVSNNLVADPIREGSALHVGSRFGAEAFAGQLRITDNTTVRAGTFELNWRVGLGAIWFYALEKDIEADVQVTGDDFLDNTYNAAMFVADWPVKDLYSITNVHFKDVKVDGTGTSVVSARAAGSATFENVRARNVGAVGVNNCGTFHFTPDGSEFRLADQGGNSSWLAPWEVPNTITCDDRPPVTPPPAPGPWQ
- a CDS encoding DUF2000 domain-containing protein; this encodes MQGTYKTGPPGIAQSRPVNTPEQTSPAAPAAPAAPAAPVRFDTKIAVLLREDLEPWQRLNVTAFLVSGLGTAAPELIGEPYRDADDTAYLPMLRQPVLVLEGGKETVGLAHRRALSRSLPLAVFTSDLFTTGNDRDNRAAVRAVPTADLDLVGLAVHGPRNAVDKVLKGARMHP
- a CDS encoding AraC family transcriptional regulator; translated protein: MASRPEVSAWRPAVPGVVEVLHARFTEHVYPMHVHDAWTVLIVDSGAVRYHLDRHERGTPGDTVSLLPPQVPHNGEPATADGFRKRVVYLDMTQLDERYIGAAVDGPDLTDPLLRRRVVQLHAALADPGDELEAESRLAFIGERLRAILRPRPAVTGGGPPRGVAGDLRDLLDARLPAAVTLDEAGRLLHAHPTHLVRAFSAAYGIAPHQYVMSRRVDRARRLLLGGHPPALAATAAGFYDQSHLNRHFKRVLGVTPGRYARAGQGG
- a CDS encoding alkaline phosphatase family protein — encoded protein: MLRRRLAVAALCAALAAATGAGVAAGARTDTAAGAQTAVGSVPRFDHVVVVPFENKDYSAVIGSADAPYINSLAAQGASFSQSFGVTHPSQGNYVALFSGGQQGVTDDSCPKNFTGKANLGSQLIAAGFTFKGYSEGLPSDGFTGCSSSDGRYVRKHNPWVDFDNVPAASNVRYSTFPTDYTQLPTVSFVVPDMCNDMHGATGCSASIPTGDSWLRTNLDAYAQWAKTHNSLLVVTFDEDNFSSVNQIATVLVGAQVRTGTYAEQINHYNLLRTIEDAYGLTPLGSAAGAAPITDVWTTSPSPSPSPSPSSSSSPSPSPSPTPVPGVVNGGFEYGTFNGWTVSGTTAVAAGRSGAYSGAAGATTPTDGDSVISQTFTAPPGATTLTVWWKGDCRDTVRYAWATVVLKHNTSGTTTTPLPRTCTANGGWQKITDTLTPGHSYTLQLVNHDDNYPGDPSITWFDDVTVG